The sequence TCGCTAATGCGATCCAGCAGCTTGGGTTGTTTGTGTACGTCATGCAGGTTCCCGAGGCGATCTAATGTCCGCACCCCGCGCTCGCATTCTCTACATCGATGACGATCCCGGCCTGTGTCGGCTCGTCCGGAAGGATTTGGAACGTCAGGGTTATGTCGTCGAGATCGCGGCCGACGGTGCAAGCGGCCTTGTGCGGATCGCACAGGGTGGCATCGACGTCATCGCCCTCGACCATTACATGCCGAACCAGGACGGGCTGGAGACCTTGGCGAGCATTCGCAACTTGGCGGAACCGCCGCCGGTGATCTATGTGACCGCGATGCAGGAAGGCCGAGTGGCGGTCGCAGCCCTGAAGGCCGGTGCGGCCGATTACGTCACCAAGGACGTACAAGGCGAGTTCCTGGCGCTTCTGCAGAGAGCCATTGAGGCAGCCCTCGATGCGGCAATGTTACGTCGTGCCAAGGAAGCTGCCGAAGCAGAGAGCAAGCGCAACTGGCAACTTACCCAAAGTATCATTGACACGATCCGCGATCCCCTGGTCGTTCTCGAACACGACATGACGATTGTGACTGCGAGTAAGGCTTTTTTGACGATATTCGGGATCACGGAGGCGGAGGTGCGCGGGCGGCGTCTTTCCGAATTAGGCCAGCACCAATGGGACGTGCCGGCCCTGCGACATTTGATGGAAAAGGTGCTCCCGGAAAACAAGCCGATCGAAAGTTTCGAAATCGAGGATAATTTTCCGGGTCTCGGCCGCCGCGTCTTCAACTTGAATGCTCGAAAAATTTCTCAA comes from Candidatus Binatus sp. and encodes:
- a CDS encoding sensor histidine kinase, with product MSAPRARILYIDDDPGLCRLVRKDLERQGYVVEIAADGASGLVRIAQGGIDVIALDHYMPNQDGLETLASIRNLAEPPPVIYVTAMQEGRVAVAALKAGAADYVTKDVQGEFLALLQRAIEAALDAAMLRRAKEAAEAESKRNWQLTQSIIDTIRDPLVVLEHDMTIVTASKAFLTIFGITEAEVRGRRLSELGQHQWDVPALRHLMEKVLPENKPIESFEIEDNFPGLGRRVFNLNARKISQPGNHALRMLLVFEDITDRKQRERDALSLTNEISHRIKNNLQVIVGLISYEARSTAKPCVQGYQAMQARIGAIAQLYDLISQSSRGGTIAVDAYLREIAKAMSASLLGNTSGIEIEVKAEALEIDPDRAVPFGLLVNELATNAIKHAFPDGTGRVVLSVEQVGDQIELTVADNGVGMKDKDAAKIPEKRGSDYVAIFVRQLGGTIAPSGLEETGTIVRIRLPLLMVPTGGAKRVAA